A portion of the Candidatus Zixiibacteriota bacterium genome contains these proteins:
- the miaB gene encoding tRNA (N6-isopentenyl adenosine(37)-C2)-methylthiotransferase MiaB: MLNSAYILTFGCQMNQYDSEVLESILAGNGCLITDMPDSADLIVVNTCSVRQKAESRAMAHIAGLAALKKKNPLLIVIVAGCMAKRAGQEIIDKIPGVDYVVGPDYLPEIPEIIKSANNRQVYIDEKAKLPGLASRGGKRNVNAYLAITRGCENYCSYCIVPYVRGSLRSKPVDNIIAEMKMLVERGAIDITLLGQNVNSYNDNNLNFPKLLNKLAPYAPPRLRFLTSHPKDFSDELIGCFNNNINLCESLHLPLQSGSDKILKAMNRGYDTAHYLDSITKLKKAVPDITLSTDLIVGYPGETEADFQQTISIVKEIEYDSAFMFRYSVRPGTKAAELADDIPEPEKIDRLSRLIELQQKISESRNARWNNQSLEILIDSHSRRKPIMPKGKTRGGQSVLITDKPDLKTGDMIFAKVALSKAKTLFASFEKFA, encoded by the coding sequence ATGCTAAATTCAGCTTACATTCTGACATTCGGCTGTCAGATGAACCAGTACGACAGCGAAGTGCTCGAATCAATCCTCGCCGGTAATGGCTGTCTGATTACCGATATGCCCGATTCCGCCGACCTGATTGTGGTCAATACCTGCAGTGTCCGTCAAAAAGCCGAAAGCCGGGCGATGGCGCATATCGCCGGATTGGCGGCTCTCAAGAAGAAGAATCCCTTATTAATCGTGATTGTCGCTGGCTGTATGGCTAAACGCGCTGGTCAGGAAATTATCGATAAGATACCGGGCGTCGATTATGTGGTCGGCCCGGATTATCTCCCGGAAATCCCTGAGATAATCAAAAGCGCTAATAACAGGCAAGTATATATAGACGAAAAAGCCAAATTGCCCGGCTTAGCCTCAAGAGGCGGGAAGAGGAACGTTAATGCTTACTTGGCGATTACCCGCGGCTGTGAGAATTACTGCTCATACTGCATAGTCCCGTATGTCAGGGGTTCACTTCGCTCGAAACCGGTCGATAACATCATCGCCGAAATGAAGATGCTGGTTGAGCGGGGCGCTATTGATATCACGCTTCTGGGTCAGAACGTGAATTCTTATAACGATAACAACCTCAATTTCCCGAAACTGCTGAATAAGCTGGCTCCGTATGCTCCCCCTCGTTTGCGTTTTTTAACCTCGCACCCCAAGGATTTCAGCGATGAGCTTATCGGTTGTTTCAACAACAACATCAATTTATGCGAATCGCTTCACCTGCCGCTTCAATCGGGTTCTGATAAAATTCTCAAAGCGATGAACCGCGGCTATGATACGGCGCATTATCTTGATAGTATCACCAAACTGAAAAAAGCCGTTCCCGATATTACCTTATCGACCGATTTAATAGTCGGATATCCCGGCGAAACTGAGGCTGATTTTCAGCAGACAATATCTATAGTCAAGGAAATTGAATATGACTCGGCGTTTATGTTCCGTTATTCTGTCAGGCCGGGAACGAAAGCCGCCGAGCTTGCCGATGATATTCCCGAACCGGAAAAAATCGACCGCCTCAGCAGATTAATCGAACTTCAGCAGAAAATATCCGAATCGAGAAATGCCCGCTGGAATAATCAATCGCTCGAAATACTGATAGACAGCCATAGCCGACGGAAACCCATCATGCCGAAAGGCAAAACCCGCGGCGGCCAATCGGTATTAATAACCGATAAGCCTGACCTCAAAACAGGTGATATGATTTTCGCAAAAGTGGCGCTGTCTAAGGCCAAAACTCTGTTTGCCAGCTTTGAAAAATTTGCATAA
- a CDS encoding right-handed parallel beta-helix repeat-containing protein has translation MSRAFICIVLFVVIAVSSVTATTIHVPADTATIQGGIDMAVNGDTVLVAEGHYYERINFNSKSILLTSEFMLDGDTLHIQNTIIDADTLVLGVADTGSVVCFVNGEDSTSVIQGFTIQKGIGTIEFETYRRGGGIYCSSSDPTISNNTISNNSISENVSSRNYGGGIYCRFHSSPTINNNTIAENSALSYLSYSGGIYFRYSSSTISNNTITGNSAVIGGGISCENIYSITLANNTITGNSAEWYGGGIFCRNRNPIVVNTILWANIANFGGNEIYIDSDSSIIINYSDIQGGWEGEGNIDCDPMFCNLDDNNYYLAENSCCLGAGEGGIDIGALGVGCSGYPYLMGDANMSLGLWPPSVIGSDVTYMSHFFMGMYNPPCLIYGFWASADINGDCMIIGSDAVKLVRYFKGKDVISFCPAYPPLWSSSG, from the coding sequence ATGAGCAGAGCATTTATTTGCATCGTGTTGTTTGTTGTTATAGCTGTATCATCGGTAACGGCAACAACAATTCATGTACCGGCGGATACTGCCACAATACAGGGCGGTATCGATATGGCGGTTAATGGCGATACGGTGCTGGTTGCAGAGGGGCATTATTATGAGCGCATTAATTTCAATAGCAAAAGTATTCTTCTCACAAGCGAGTTTATGTTGGATGGTGATACTCTTCATATTCAGAATACTATCATCGATGCTGATACTTTGGTTTTGGGCGTTGCCGATACCGGGAGTGTTGTTTGCTTTGTAAATGGCGAGGATTCAACTTCGGTGATTCAAGGATTTACTATTCAGAAGGGTATTGGGACTATTGAATTTGAGACCTACCGGAGGGGCGGTGGGATTTATTGCAGCAGTTCTGATCCCACAATCAGCAACAATACTATAAGCAATAATAGCATAAGTGAAAATGTTTCCTCTCGCAACTATGGCGGAGGGATTTATTGCAGGTTTCATTCATCTCCGACTATAAACAACAATACGATAGCTGAAAATTCTGCCTTATCCTATTTGAGCTATAGCGGCGGGATTTATTTTAGGTATTCTTCTTCAACCATAAGCAACAATACGATAACTGGAAATTCTGCTGTCATTGGCGGGGGGATTTCTTGCGAAAACATTTATTCTATCACTTTAGCTAACAATACGATTACCGGAAATTCTGCGGAATGGTACGGAGGTGGGATTTTTTGTAGAAATCGCAATCCTATAGTTGTTAATACTATATTATGGGCTAATATCGCAAACTTTGGCGGTAATGAAATATACATTGACAGCGATTCTTCAATAATAATTAACTATAGCGACATTCAAGGCGGTTGGGAAGGCGAGGGCAATATCGATTGTGATCCGATGTTCTGCAATCTTGACGATAATAATTATTATCTCGCTGAAAATTCATGCTGTCTTGGAGCTGGTGAAGGTGGTATTGATATCGGCGCTCTCGGGGTGGGATGTTCAGGATATCCATACTTAATGGGCGATGCCAATATGTCTTTAGGTTTATGGCCGCCAAGTGTCATAGGCAGTGATGTTACTTATATGTCGCACTTTTTCATGGGGATGTACAACCCACCCTGCCTTATTTATGGCTTCTGGGCTTCGGCAGATATAAACGGCGACTGTATGATTATAGGTAGTGATGCGGTTAAGTTAGTTAGGTATTTCAAAGGCAAAGATGTAATCTCATTCTGCCCGGCTTATCCGCCTTTATGGTCATCCTCCGGATGA